Proteins encoded in a region of the Desertifilum tharense IPPAS B-1220 genome:
- a CDS encoding HAD family hydrolase, with product MRLALACDYDGTLATDGVVDDLTLTALQRFSNAGKKLILVTGRQLDDLLNAFPQVVLFDWVVAENGALLYQPQTRVSTALADPPPQRFVQQLQERGVNPVSIGEVIVATWHPHEITVLEIIQELGLAYQVILNKGAVMVLPNGINKATGLQKALERLEVAPENAVSVGDAENDRAMLSLCGYGVAVNNALPELKAMADWVTTGDRGSGVVELIDRLLEKDSPA from the coding sequence ATGAGATTAGCTTTAGCCTGCGATTATGATGGAACCTTAGCGACAGATGGAGTTGTAGACGATCTAACGCTTACAGCACTTCAACGCTTTAGCAACGCTGGAAAAAAACTGATCCTTGTGACAGGTAGACAACTGGACGATCTGCTAAACGCTTTTCCTCAAGTTGTGCTGTTTGACTGGGTTGTTGCGGAAAATGGTGCTTTGCTTTACCAACCTCAAACTCGCGTATCAACAGCTTTGGCAGATCCACCGCCTCAACGCTTTGTGCAACAATTGCAAGAAAGAGGAGTCAATCCAGTTTCAATTGGTGAAGTTATTGTCGCAACGTGGCATCCTCACGAAATCACCGTCTTAGAGATTATTCAGGAATTAGGACTCGCGTATCAGGTTATCCTCAATAAAGGGGCAGTTATGGTTCTCCCCAATGGGATAAATAAAGCAACGGGTTTGCAAAAAGCTTTGGAACGTTTAGAAGTAGCGCCAGAGAATGCTGTCAGCGTCGGGGATGCAGAAAACGATCGCGCTATGTTAAGCCTATGTGGGTATGGGGTTGCGGTGAATAATGCTTTACCTGAACTCAAAGCTATGGCAGACTGGGTAACAACAGGCGATCGCGGTTCTGGAGTTGTTGAACTGATCGATCGACTTCTAGAAAAAGATTCACCCGCCTGA
- a CDS encoding ComEC/Rec2 family competence protein, which translates to MAILLFNPLWIGELGFQLSFLATLGLVVTAPAIVQRLDWVPPAIATLIAVPLAASIWTLPLLLYTFGLVSPYSILVNILTSPLVSLITLGGFISALVAIFWSAGGSLLASLLYYPTHLLIEIVQFFASLPGNTVAVGSISLLQFLGLYGLIGSVWLFAQENRPVYPVWLKKQSWSVATATAIALIIIPIWQTQQQLLRVTVLATGQTPVMVIQDRGLVGLINSGDEDTAQYTILPFLQKQGINRLDWAIALSPKPENRRGWLPILAKLPIKSFYTLKGESPEEPLLTAAVQQRRGSYQNLPFDRPLTLGSNQIQPLNPNIPGLLLTVGSSEQNWLVLENLTAPAGNLPLPTARVLWWTGEPVNPSVLEQIQPQFAIASTYKLDPQLESVLAQNKIQTYQTYRDGAIQWTPKQEFTTQLELDDREADLT; encoded by the coding sequence ATTGCTATATTACTCTTTAATCCCTTATGGATTGGCGAGTTAGGGTTTCAACTCAGTTTTTTAGCCACTTTAGGGCTGGTTGTTACTGCTCCTGCGATCGTACAACGTTTAGATTGGGTTCCGCCTGCCATTGCAACCTTAATAGCAGTTCCTCTAGCCGCTTCTATTTGGACGCTTCCCTTATTGCTGTATACGTTCGGCTTAGTTTCGCCTTACAGCATTTTAGTGAATATCCTGACTAGCCCTCTAGTGTCTCTGATTACATTAGGCGGCTTCATTAGCGCTTTAGTGGCGATCTTTTGGTCTGCTGGGGGAAGCTTGTTGGCTAGCTTGCTGTACTATCCCACTCATCTGCTGATTGAGATCGTTCAATTTTTTGCAAGTTTACCTGGAAATACCGTAGCTGTAGGCAGTATTTCGCTTTTGCAGTTTTTAGGGTTGTATGGACTGATTGGCAGTGTTTGGTTGTTTGCTCAAGAAAACCGCCCAGTTTATCCAGTATGGCTGAAAAAACAGAGTTGGTCTGTTGCTACGGCTACCGCGATCGCCCTAATTATTATCCCCATTTGGCAAACCCAACAGCAACTTTTACGGGTGACTGTCCTAGCAACAGGTCAAACCCCTGTTATGGTTATTCAGGATCGGGGGTTAGTGGGACTGATTAATAGTGGTGATGAAGATACCGCCCAATACACGATTTTACCGTTTTTACAGAAGCAAGGCATTAATCGTTTAGATTGGGCGATCGCTCTCAGTCCAAAACCCGAAAACCGTCGGGGTTGGCTTCCCATCCTCGCTAAACTTCCCATCAAAAGCTTTTATACCCTGAAAGGAGAGTCCCCAGAGGAACCCTTATTAACCGCAGCAGTTCAACAGCGTCGGGGAAGCTATCAAAACCTCCCCTTCGATCGGCCTCTCACGCTAGGATCGAACCAAATTCAACCTTTAAACCCAAACATTCCGGGATTATTGCTAACGGTTGGCAGTTCCGAGCAAAATTGGTTAGTTTTGGAAAATCTGACTGCTCCTGCGGGGAACTTGCCTCTACCCACAGCTAGGGTGTTATGGTGGACGGGCGAACCTGTGAACCCTAGCGTACTAGAACAGATTCAACCCCAATTTGCGATCGCCTCTACCTACAAGCTCGATCCTCAGCTTGAAAGTGTCTTAGCTCAAAACAAAATACAAACTTATCAAACCTACCGCGATGGCGCAATTCAGTGGACGCCTAAACAAGAGTTTACAACCCAGCTTGAACTAGACGATCGAGAAGCAGATTTAACCTAA